The window cccccacagcccctggggatccctggggatgcagagatccccccagAGAccctggggatccctggggatgcagagatccccccagagaccctggggatgcagagatgcccccacagcccctggggatccctggggatgcagagatccccccagAGAccctggggatccctggggatgcagagatcccccacagcccctgggcatccctggggatgcagagatccccccacagcccctggggatgccgagatccccccacagcccctggggatccctggggatgcagaggAGCGCGGGGTGTTCGGAACCGGGGCTGGAGACAGGCGGGGCAGCGGCACCTCCGGGGCCGGGATGGGAAGGGACCGGGGATGAGGGGAGGAGCGGGAGCGGGCCCGGGCCGGGATCGGGACGCGGAGCCGGAGCGGGCCCGGGCCGGGATCGGGACGCGGAGCCGGAGCGGGCCCGGGCCAGGCGCTCCCGGCAGGACCCGCGGCCGCTGTGCCGGGAGCGCAGGCGCGGAGCGGGAGCGGCAATGGCGgagcccggggagcggcggggccgggccggggacagcgggggagACTGCGGCGGGCTCGGAGGTGAGCGGGGAACGGGGACAGGGCCGGGGgaacggggacagccccgaacgggaacggggacagccccgagcgggaacggggacagccccgaacGGGAACGGGGACGGGCCGGGGgaacggggacagccccgaacgggaacggggacagccccgagcggggacagccccgagcggggacagccccgagcggggacagccccgagcggggacagccccgagcggggacagccccgagcggggacagccccgagcggggacagccccgagcggggacagccccgagcggggacagccccgagcggggacagccccgagcggggacagccccgagcggggacagccccgagcggggacagccccgagcggggacagccccgagcggggacagccccgagcggggacagccccgagcggggacagccccgagcggggacagccccggggatGCCCCGGGAGCTGCGGGCTCCGGAGCTGCCTCGGCCGTGCGGGGCCCGGGTTGTCGCTCCAGGGCGGATTCTTTAGGGGCACAATGAACATTTTGGGGTAAAATGCGCGTTAATGTGGGGCACAGAAGGAGCGTTCTGAGGGAACAGGGAGGCGATCGGCAGTGGAGGGGGGAAGGCCCAGACGAGATCCAAGGGATTGTAAAATCCGTGTGTGAAatcagagctgtgccagcagctttccTTCCCACGGCTCCCCAGGGGTTTTCCTTGTGCTCTGGTTTTCAGGAGGGAACACCGTGCAGTCGAAGGTCTCATAGCCTGAGCAGGACAATCTCTGGACAtggaaaatcagtttttcattGTTACAGCATCAGCTCCAGGGAATGATGAAGCGATGTCGTGATTTTGAACTTGTGCTCATGGAGGAAATGCACTGGAACAACCAACACTGCTCCACCTTTATGGACAACCCTGTGGGTTTGGATCTTGATTTGTGGCTGTGAAATCTCCTCACAGAAACCTCTGGGGCTGACACAAAGACAAGGAACCTTTGAGATGGAAAGAGCCGGAGCAAGTGGatgtgagaaaggaaaattaaagatgGTGAGTGCTAAAACCTTTGTTCTTCCCTTGTGCTGAGCTCTGTACTCGGGAATGGGACAGCTCTGGCAGtttgctgcagacactgctctgctgagaaGTGGGAAACTGCAGCCCCTGAGGAAGGCAGAAAGAGCAGGGCCTCAGTCTGGGAGTGTGTGAGAAATAAGGGAGGGATAAATGTGTGGCTCATCCTGTGCCTCAGAGCCCCAAGAAAAGGCTTTGGCTGAAGAactgaagtgctgctgctccacagggagccctgcccaggccctgggaatcatcccagctcccttcagagcaggaggagcacccacagcctgtgtgaGCCAttcctggctggagctggggcccGCTGGGCTCTTTCCCGttttcctgcaggctgtggccGTGGCAGGGAAttggctccagcagggccaggtCACAGCGGGGTCTGTGGCAGGGACAACTCCCAGAGCTGACAGGGAAGGGACCTTCAGCCACATCCTGAaaagctgagcagggaaaacacctgcctgcagctgctgcagctcctggagctccggGGTTtgtgcacagcagggacagggataaCGCCAGAACCGTTCACACCTTGGGAATGAGGGAGTTCATCCCCCTGGAGGCTGTTCCGGGCAGGCTCTGCCCATCACCACTGGGAGCAGATGGCCTTGGAAGGGATGGGGGCGTTCAGGGAACGCTGCTTGGCTTTCCCTGCTTTGGCAATACCGTGGTCAGTAAAAATACTCATTGAGCTCTTCCTGCAGGGAAACGTTCAGGCAAGAGGTGCCGAAAAGAACCGGAGTTTCTGATCTGAAGTCTCCAACTGAAAATCCCCTGTGGATTGTCACCGGTCCAGTTTTCATGGACTGCTCACCTTGGCCAGGAGTGTCCAATCCTGCTGGAAATGCACTGCACCAGGATGGCATTTTCGTTTCGTGCTGGTGAAGACCCTCTGGGTGACCCCCAGGCACTAGAAGGGCTGGCCTGGGCTCCCAGGGCACTAATTCCAGGAGTTGTGTTTTTGGGAACAGCACAGGAGCCTTTCCcttgcccagaggagcagccagTGCCTCTCTTCATTCACAAATGCCCAGGATGGAACACAAGGAAAGGAACAGCAATGTGGAAATGCCCCACACTGGGAGCTGATGGTGCTCTGGATCACATTTTGGATTTCTAATGTCAAAGGGGCAGTGTGGAggggtttttctctctctgctgttcATTGCTGTACTCACTGCCCTTGTTGCTCTCACTGTTACTGTGTGTTGCCATTactattaaattaaattaaatttgtctTGGTTTCCAttattattaaactgttctgagctggatttctgtctctggtcccttccccatcccctggggctgagggagctgctgctggtgcccggctgggctctgcccctggCCCGGGGCACTCCTGGGGCTCTGAACCCCCCGGGCTGGAGCAGTTCTGGGGCTCACAgagagagccagggctgcatTCGGGGCTCAAACTGGGCTCACTGGGCCGAGTGCAGACACAGACACTGAGCCCTGGTTCGGGGCTGGAAACCAGGGTCCCTCAGGCAGCTTTGGGATCCCAGAGAGACCCAGGTGTGCATTTGGAGGCTCGGAGCAGAGCCCCGGGCCGCGTTCGGGGCTCGGCGCGGGCTCCTGGAGGGGCTCGGGGCtcg is drawn from Prinia subflava isolate CZ2003 ecotype Zambia chromosome 5, Cam_Psub_1.2, whole genome shotgun sequence and contains these coding sequences:
- the LOC134550527 gene encoding myosin heavy chain IB-like, whose amino-acid sequence is MRGGAGAGPGRDRDAEPERARAGIGTRSRSGPGPGAPGRTRGRCAGSAGAERERQWRSPGSGGAGPGTAGETAAGSEKPLGLTQRQGTFEMERAGASGCEKGKLKMGNVQARGAEKNRSF